The uncultured Desulfuromusa sp. genome has a segment encoding these proteins:
- a CDS encoding histidine phosphatase family protein encodes MKHLTLIRHAKSDWSDPTLADFDRPLNSKGKKAAPLMGRRMVKAGIIPDLFICSPAKRASKTAKLLARELEISKEAIVYNQEIFAAKLETLIKIISECPNAEHIALIGHNVSLTDLAGWLSSEAPNWLKTCAVISFRLDIDDWKNISQGCGTILHYDYPKKPT; translated from the coding sequence ATGAAACACCTGACCCTGATTCGCCACGCGAAGTCGGACTGGTCCGACCCGACTCTGGCGGACTTTGACCGGCCACTTAATTCAAAGGGCAAAAAAGCAGCACCACTTATGGGTCGACGCATGGTCAAAGCCGGAATCATTCCGGATCTCTTTATCTGCAGTCCGGCTAAACGGGCATCTAAAACGGCTAAGTTATTAGCTCGTGAACTTGAGATCAGCAAAGAAGCCATTGTTTATAATCAGGAGATATTTGCAGCCAAACTGGAAACATTAATCAAGATCATTTCCGAATGTCCCAACGCAGAACATATCGCTCTGATCGGACACAATGTCAGTCTGACTGATTTAGCCGGATGGCTAAGCTCTGAAGCTCCGAACTGGCTGAAAACCTGTGCAGTCATAAGCTTCAGGCTTGATATAGACGACTGGAAAAACATTTCTCAGGGATGTGGTACGATTTTACATTATGACTACCCGAAAAAACCAACCTGA
- a CDS encoding hybrid sensor histidine kinase/response regulator has protein sequence MGRVERLSSDRYEAEQNKESQHFLTVATKDCGKVLIVEDEDELAELLEFNLAHRGFDVFVAKDGLEACRIMGKEEPDLILLDLMLPLLDGWEVCKMVRSHHDQRIAKTPIIVLSALGSTDDRIKGYDLGADLYLPKPYSIKEVVIKAQQLIAQHRERVQLTESLSSLQNLSELQDQWQQVLFHELRNQLALISGIAEHLQSSTADLSYDQSDELTGQIVDSSQYLGALADNYLLVKNMENNSEHLQSESIILHDLLTEVTLLFKLQALQKACDLEVICPEDLLLNLHATGLKIIISSLLDNALKYSLLDGNVVISVEKDDSHVWIEVQDDGPGIDDEDRNKVFDKFYRAVVTHEKAAGAGLGLYMARSLAEAMGGHLRLINNQLPGCCFQLQLPC, from the coding sequence ATGGGGCGGGTTGAAAGATTGTCATCTGACAGATATGAAGCAGAACAAAACAAAGAATCTCAGCACTTTTTAACCGTAGCGACTAAGGATTGTGGCAAAGTCCTGATCGTAGAGGATGAAGATGAGCTTGCCGAGCTGCTGGAATTTAACCTGGCCCACCGAGGGTTTGATGTTTTTGTGGCGAAAGACGGATTAGAAGCCTGTAGAATTATGGGCAAGGAAGAGCCTGATCTCATCCTTCTTGATTTAATGCTGCCATTATTAGATGGCTGGGAAGTTTGTAAAATGGTCCGTTCGCACCATGATCAACGGATTGCAAAAACACCCATCATCGTTCTCAGTGCTCTTGGCTCAACCGATGATCGAATCAAGGGGTATGATCTTGGGGCAGATCTGTATCTGCCTAAACCCTATTCCATCAAAGAGGTTGTTATCAAGGCACAGCAACTGATTGCACAACATCGGGAACGTGTTCAATTGACTGAAAGTCTCAGTTCCTTGCAAAACTTGTCGGAATTACAGGATCAATGGCAGCAGGTTTTGTTTCATGAACTGCGCAATCAGCTCGCGTTGATCTCCGGTATTGCGGAACATCTGCAGAGTTCAACAGCAGATTTGTCCTATGACCAATCAGATGAATTAACGGGGCAGATCGTTGATAGCTCTCAATATCTTGGTGCCCTTGCGGATAATTATCTGCTGGTCAAGAATATGGAGAATAATTCCGAACACTTGCAAAGTGAAAGCATTATTTTGCATGATCTTTTAACCGAGGTGACTCTGCTATTTAAGTTGCAGGCATTGCAGAAAGCTTGTGACCTTGAAGTGATTTGTCCAGAGGACTTACTCTTGAATCTTCATGCGACCGGCCTGAAAATAATTATCTCCAGTCTGCTTGATAATGCCCTCAAATATTCTCTGCTGGATGGCAATGTCGTCATTTCCGTTGAAAAAGATGACTCGCATGTCTGGATAGAGGTTCAGGATGACGGTCCTGGGATTGATGATGAAGACCGCAATAAGGTTTTCGATAAATTCTATCGCGCAGTCGTCACCCATGAAAAAGCTGCCGGTGCTGGGCTCGGACTCTATATGGCCCGTTCTCTTGCAGAGGCGATGGGAGGGCACCTGAGATTGATAAACAATCAATTACCGGGATGTTGTTTTCAGCTTCAATTGCCTTGTTAA
- a CDS encoding CHAD domain-containing protein: protein MKSGSNWRLGQETSIQDMEALIQNGYVLQRLNSVNQQVTLLDSYDWDIWQSGMLLLDNGNKELRLLTKDDHCLASCQTTEEKHFWWQLPAGELANRLKELISIRALTPKHTALIVTEYFTVLNEDDKIVVRAELVSITVEKKQPCRFLKVLPLKGYQREYTQLLKSLAPLNPEELTDSGLRNLLQQAGLEAHIPKSKAIFNLEDHETAEIVVARMAKEMIQLAREQEQGIIDDIDTEFVHQYRVNIRKTRSLISLFKKTLSPQRFQFLKSELKTIGSRTNELRDLDVFLLDQDYYRDLLPQNLWPGLEQLFRRIKRRRTSTYKKMKAQLSGSSYLDQVDHLLQVLQQDPDLQTKQARAEIKSLVSRKISAQYRLIQADGRRIGVATADAAVHELRIECKKLRYLLELFKELYSKDEIRELIKFLKVLQDNLGKFNDYSVQQEFLLHFGQGARISADQLASINGLAAVLYNKQRVERSLVVKNISGFLEPSIEKLFLKLFHSTPPEGTKS from the coding sequence ATGAAATCAGGCAGTAATTGGCGGCTCGGGCAAGAGACTTCTATTCAGGACATGGAAGCGCTGATACAAAATGGCTATGTTCTGCAACGTCTGAACTCAGTGAATCAACAGGTCACCTTACTGGACAGTTACGACTGGGACATTTGGCAAAGTGGAATGTTGCTGCTGGATAATGGCAATAAAGAACTACGTTTGCTCACAAAGGATGATCATTGTCTGGCGAGCTGTCAAACGACAGAAGAAAAACACTTTTGGTGGCAGTTACCTGCGGGGGAACTGGCAAACAGACTGAAAGAGCTGATCTCAATTCGTGCTTTGACTCCGAAGCATACAGCGTTGATAGTGACTGAGTATTTCACGGTCCTGAATGAAGATGACAAAATCGTTGTCCGTGCCGAACTTGTTTCAATAACGGTTGAAAAGAAGCAGCCTTGCCGGTTTCTGAAAGTCTTGCCACTGAAAGGCTATCAACGCGAATATACGCAACTGTTAAAATCTCTTGCGCCCCTGAATCCGGAAGAATTGACAGATTCCGGTTTACGGAATCTCCTGCAACAAGCCGGGTTGGAGGCTCACATTCCCAAAAGCAAAGCCATCTTCAATCTTGAAGACCATGAAACCGCCGAGATTGTCGTGGCCCGCATGGCAAAAGAAATGATTCAATTGGCCCGGGAACAGGAACAGGGAATCATTGACGATATTGATACTGAATTTGTTCATCAGTATCGGGTCAATATCCGGAAAACCCGTTCGCTGATCAGTCTGTTTAAAAAAACGCTTTCTCCGCAACGGTTCCAATTCCTGAAAAGTGAGCTGAAAACGATCGGCAGCCGGACAAATGAGTTACGTGACCTGGATGTTTTTCTCCTGGATCAGGATTATTATCGGGATCTGTTACCGCAGAATTTGTGGCCCGGACTTGAACAATTATTCAGAAGGATCAAACGCCGGCGAACAAGCACCTACAAAAAGATGAAAGCGCAACTGTCCGGCAGCAGCTACCTTGATCAGGTCGATCACTTGCTCCAGGTTCTTCAACAAGATCCGGATCTGCAAACAAAACAAGCACGAGCAGAGATCAAATCCCTCGTCAGCAGAAAAATATCAGCTCAATACCGGTTGATCCAAGCTGATGGTCGTCGCATCGGTGTCGCCACTGCGGATGCCGCTGTACACGAGTTGCGGATCGAGTGCAAAAAGTTACGCTATTTACTGGAATTGTTCAAAGAACTGTATTCTAAAGATGAGATCAGAGAGTTGATAAAATTTCTTAAGGTGCTTCAAGATAACCTTGGAAAATTCAATGATTACTCAGTGCAACAGGAGTTTCTCCTCCATTTTGGACAGGGAGCAAGAATTTCAGCAGACCAGCTTGCAAGCATCAATGGTTTGGCCGCAGTGCTTTACAATAAGCAACGTGTTGAGCGCAGCTTAGTCGTGAAAAATATTTCCGGTTTTCTTGAGCCATCAATCGAAAAATTATTTCTGAAACTTTTCCATAGCACCCCCCCTGAAGGGACAAAATCGTGA
- the ppk2 gene encoding polyphosphate kinase 2 codes for MGHKDDGKAPVKEQRKFHRQNRCRNAPLKKIKNKDYEKALEKLQIELVKLQEWIRHKKLKVVVIFEGRDAAGKGGAIKRITECLSPRIARVVALPAPTEREKTQWYFQRYIQHLPAGGEMVLFDRSWYNRAGVEKVMGFCSKDEYREFMRSCPEFERMLVRSGIILIKYWFSICNDIQEQRFQKRLDEPTKRWKLSEMDLKSRSLWVEYSMAKDEMFSHTDIKQAPWYVVDGDVKKRARLNVISHLLSMIKYEDLTPDPIVLPPRPEEIGYVRPPLEDQTFIPEVY; via the coding sequence ATGGGACATAAAGATGACGGAAAAGCTCCAGTAAAAGAACAGAGAAAGTTTCATCGTCAGAATCGTTGCCGCAATGCTCCTCTCAAAAAAATTAAAAACAAGGATTATGAAAAAGCCCTGGAAAAACTTCAGATCGAGCTGGTCAAACTTCAAGAGTGGATTCGACATAAAAAATTGAAAGTCGTCGTCATTTTTGAAGGACGGGATGCTGCAGGAAAAGGGGGAGCCATCAAGCGAATTACGGAATGTCTCAGCCCGAGAATTGCGCGGGTCGTCGCTCTTCCTGCCCCGACAGAACGGGAAAAAACACAATGGTATTTTCAGCGTTACATCCAGCACCTGCCGGCTGGAGGCGAAATGGTGTTGTTTGACCGCAGTTGGTATAACCGCGCCGGGGTTGAAAAGGTGATGGGTTTTTGCAGCAAAGATGAATACCGTGAATTTATGCGTTCCTGCCCCGAATTTGAGCGGATGCTGGTACGGAGTGGAATTATTCTGATCAAATACTGGTTTTCAATCTGCAATGACATCCAGGAACAGCGATTTCAGAAGCGGCTTGATGAGCCGACCAAGCGCTGGAAACTCAGTGAGATGGATCTGAAATCCCGGTCCCTTTGGGTTGAATATTCCATGGCGAAGGATGAAATGTTTTCTCATACCGACATCAAACAGGCACCATGGTATGTGGTGGATGGTGATGTAAAAAAGCGCGCCCGGCTGAATGTTATTTCTCATCTGTTGAGCATGATCAAATATGAAGATCTCACCCCCGATCCGATCGTTCTCCCTCCCCGCCCTGAAGAAATCGGCTATGTGAGACCACCATTAGAGGATCAGACATTCATCCCGGAAGTTTATTGA
- a CDS encoding helix-hairpin-helix domain-containing protein, with the protein MSKSILEVRGIGPSTLAVLAENGIKTAEDLASQEVSQISAMKGFSDIRAAQVIADAKALTAIEQKPTTEKEPKKEKKPTPKKKAKKATKKNVEEKKSKKAKKSKPEKKKDKTVKKGKKDKKSAKKKKK; encoded by the coding sequence ATGTCCAAATCAATTCTTGAAGTTCGGGGGATCGGCCCTTCAACACTGGCCGTTCTGGCAGAAAATGGAATCAAAACAGCCGAAGATCTGGCATCTCAAGAGGTCAGTCAGATTTCTGCGATGAAAGGCTTCAGTGACATCAGAGCCGCGCAGGTTATCGCCGATGCCAAGGCACTGACAGCTATTGAGCAAAAACCAACGACCGAGAAAGAACCGAAGAAAGAAAAAAAGCCAACGCCGAAAAAGAAAGCTAAAAAAGCCACAAAGAAAAATGTCGAAGAGAAGAAATCCAAAAAAGCAAAAAAATCCAAGCCGGAGAAAAAGAAAGACAAAACGGTAAAAAAAGGAAAGAAAGACAAAAAATCGGCTAAAAAAAAGAAGAAATAA
- a CDS encoding alkaline phosphatase: protein MQTKWKKLAQVGVVACCLAFAASSAVAGGKWNKKWEKNHDFHKSENVIIMIPDGCDETVQTVARWYKGENLEVDTMQTGTVKVHMANSVIPGSAAAATAFATGHKTTVRFLGVGPRTEDLLTDFEPTAAPYAPVASVLEAAQRAGKATGIVSTSRVTHATPAAFASHVEDRGWDNDIMEHMVYNNIDVVFGGGARHLLSTDDEPYTTSFGATWNGKRTDGQNLMDVLEDRGYTFVDSKTQMQEVTSGKVWGLFDDSHMQPDMDRQYFAEHEPSLAEMVEKAIEILSQDPDGFLLMVEGSQVDWAGHNNDPIYMVTDFIAFDDAVKVANDFAEKNHRTTVLAYPDHNTGGMKIGHYETAMGYTETTIEDLVTPLKGMLTSANGVVAMMEDDSDEALIVSVNDNWNIELNDEDVKEIRDFEPSVGLSYALGRVVSKNHTVIGWSTHGHTGETVPLWMTGKQAPARVIDNTELAYIAADAIGVDLAKTTDDLYVDLSTVTASFDVDLEYDIIDVAGAQLPIGRDYMIKNGREIPLPGVTVYAPATGKVYVSKEAIRKLRRR from the coding sequence ATGCAAACGAAATGGAAAAAATTGGCTCAGGTCGGCGTGGTTGCCTGCTGTTTAGCCTTTGCCGCCAGTAGCGCCGTAGCCGGCGGTAAGTGGAACAAGAAATGGGAAAAAAACCACGACTTTCACAAATCTGAGAATGTCATTATCATGATTCCCGACGGCTGTGACGAAACAGTTCAGACAGTGGCCCGCTGGTACAAAGGCGAGAACCTTGAAGTTGACACAATGCAAACCGGAACCGTCAAGGTTCACATGGCCAACTCGGTGATCCCGGGATCAGCTGCTGCCGCCACGGCTTTTGCCACAGGCCACAAAACCACTGTCCGTTTTCTCGGCGTTGGTCCCCGCACCGAAGATCTTTTGACCGATTTTGAGCCAACTGCTGCACCTTACGCACCGGTTGCCAGTGTCCTGGAAGCTGCTCAGCGTGCCGGCAAAGCCACCGGCATTGTCTCAACCAGTCGTGTTACCCATGCAACCCCGGCGGCCTTTGCGTCTCATGTTGAAGATCGTGGCTGGGACAATGACATCATGGAACACATGGTTTACAACAATATCGACGTGGTTTTTGGCGGTGGTGCCCGGCACCTTCTTTCAACAGATGATGAGCCTTATACCACAAGCTTTGGTGCGACCTGGAATGGCAAGCGGACCGATGGACAGAACCTGATGGATGTTCTTGAGGACCGCGGCTACACGTTTGTTGACAGCAAAACCCAGATGCAAGAAGTCACTTCAGGTAAGGTCTGGGGCCTGTTTGATGACAGCCACATGCAACCTGACATGGATCGACAATATTTTGCTGAACATGAGCCATCACTGGCTGAGATGGTTGAAAAAGCGATTGAAATCCTCTCCCAAGATCCCGACGGCTTTTTGCTGATGGTTGAAGGATCTCAGGTTGACTGGGCCGGCCACAATAATGATCCGATCTACATGGTCACAGATTTTATTGCCTTTGATGATGCTGTTAAAGTCGCCAATGACTTTGCTGAAAAAAATCATCGTACCACCGTTTTAGCTTACCCTGATCACAATACCGGCGGGATGAAAATCGGTCATTATGAAACGGCTATGGGTTACACTGAAACAACAATAGAAGATCTGGTGACCCCACTGAAAGGCATGCTCACATCGGCTAACGGTGTTGTTGCCATGATGGAAGATGATAGTGATGAAGCCTTAATAGTCAGTGTAAATGACAACTGGAATATTGAGCTGAATGATGAAGACGTAAAAGAGATCCGCGACTTTGAACCATCAGTGGGTCTTAGCTATGCACTTGGCCGTGTTGTCAGTAAAAATCATACTGTTATCGGTTGGTCGACCCATGGTCACACGGGTGAGACCGTACCGTTGTGGATGACCGGCAAACAGGCCCCGGCCCGGGTTATCGATAATACTGAGCTGGCCTACATTGCAGCTGATGCGATTGGTGTTGATCTGGCAAAAACAACTGACGACCTCTATGTTGATCTGTCGACTGTGACGGCCTCTTTTGACGTCGATCTTGAGTACGATATCATCGACGTTGCCGGTGCTCAGCTGCCAATCGGTCGTGATTACATGATCAAAAATGGCAGGGAAATTCCCCTTCCGGGCGTGACTGTTTATGCTCCTGCCACTGGAAAAGTTTATGTCTCCAAAGAAGCGATCCGCAAACTCAGACGGCGTTAA
- a CDS encoding AAA family ATPase: MKIIACYSMKGGVGKTASAVNIAYWASKSGLRTLILDLDPQGASSFYFRVKSSPKKNWGPRFFKAYGQILRQIKASDFDKLDIIPAHLSFRHFDVLLQQLSKRQNRLRQALKGLKKEYDLIILDCPPTISTLAENIFTAADLIVVPVIPTTLSERTFDQLTRFFKQENYSRKKLIPFFTMVDARKQLHKQTAISMRKRYKRFLRNAIPFSTDVEKMGKYRAPIDTFAHGKQANKAYFELWKEIHQEMQDC, from the coding sequence GTGAAAATCATCGCGTGTTACAGTATGAAAGGCGGAGTCGGCAAAACAGCCTCCGCCGTCAATATCGCTTACTGGGCATCCAAGTCGGGACTGCGGACCCTGATCCTCGATCTTGATCCGCAAGGAGCATCTTCCTTTTATTTCCGGGTCAAATCTTCACCCAAAAAAAACTGGGGCCCGCGCTTCTTTAAGGCCTATGGGCAAATATTGCGACAGATCAAGGCCAGTGATTTTGATAAGCTTGACATTATCCCGGCCCATCTTTCTTTTCGTCATTTTGACGTGCTGTTACAACAACTCAGCAAACGACAAAATCGCCTGCGACAAGCCCTTAAAGGGCTGAAAAAAGAATATGACCTGATCATTCTGGATTGCCCTCCGACAATCAGCACCTTGGCAGAAAATATCTTTACTGCTGCCGATCTGATTGTGGTTCCGGTGATACCAACCACTTTGTCGGAGCGCACGTTTGATCAATTAACCCGTTTTTTCAAGCAAGAGAATTACAGTCGGAAAAAACTGATTCCATTTTTCACCATGGTGGACGCAAGAAAGCAGCTCCATAAACAAACCGCTATTTCAATGCGCAAGCGTTACAAACGCTTTTTACGCAACGCGATCCCTTTTTCTACCGACGTCGAAAAAATGGGCAAGTACCGGGCACCGATTGACACGTTTGCTCACGGCAAACAGGCCAACAAAGCCTATTTCGAACTATGGAAAGAAATTCATCAGGAGATGCAGGATTGTTGA
- a CDS encoding CYTH domain-containing protein encodes MKKQLEIERKFILPQIPEELIHHVQGDEIKQGYLLRESGRELRIRQRNHDYRMTLKQGGGLSRIEQECPIPAEQFEMLWPLTAGRQIEKIRYTIKQEDLLFEIDLFKGNLVPLIILEVEFENLEQSRQFQVPTFASREVTEDESYKNAILATAGLPDSFATQQSTAAMVKGPQ; translated from the coding sequence ATGAAAAAACAGCTGGAAATCGAAAGAAAATTTATTTTGCCACAGATCCCCGAGGAATTGATTCATCATGTTCAGGGGGATGAAATCAAACAAGGATATCTGTTGCGGGAGAGTGGCCGGGAATTAAGGATCCGTCAACGCAACCATGATTACCGGATGACTCTGAAACAGGGAGGCGGCTTGTCGCGCATCGAACAGGAGTGCCCTATTCCAGCGGAGCAGTTTGAAATGCTCTGGCCGTTAACGGCAGGTCGGCAGATTGAAAAAATCCGCTATACAATCAAACAGGAAGATCTTCTCTTTGAGATTGACCTGTTTAAAGGGAATCTGGTTCCATTGATTATTCTGGAAGTTGAGTTTGAAAATCTGGAGCAGAGTCGTCAGTTTCAAGTGCCGACTTTCGCCAGTCGGGAAGTCACTGAAGACGAAAGCTATAAAAATGCAATTCTGGCAACCGCTGGCTTGCCGGATTCTTTTGCAACCCAGCAAAGCACTGCAGCCATGGTGAAAGGACCTCAATGA